One Nicotiana tomentosiformis chromosome 1, ASM39032v3, whole genome shotgun sequence genomic window, ACAGAAACTAATAAAGACCCTAAAACATCAGACAGGTGCACATAAAAGGGATGACATGGATGCGTATAATCATCTTCATGAAAAACAGAACGAGAAGTAGTAGAACGAGCAGTTGGTAACGCATATGTAGAATCATCATCATTCGGCATTTTGTACACAATTAATCAGAAGAAATACACACAATCAAACAATGAGAAGAGATAACTAGGGGTACCAAATTTCCTTCGCGACCGGAAGGAATAACAGCCTTGAAAAAAAATAGTGACAAGGACAAACGAATCCTAGCTGAATGTGCAATTGCAGAAACCACCAAATCCTAGGTTGAGGAAGACGTCTCAGAAAATACCAAATAGGTTCGATCAATTTACCAGAAACATTCAAGTGCTAGTAGAAAAGCACTAATTTTCATCGTCAACACTGAAAAATCTCGCCGGAAAATCTCAGAAATGCGAAGAAACGGCGGAACCTCAAAACTCCGATGAAAATGTGTGAGGGTAATATTAGACGAGAGACAATTACCCGATCCATCTAGatcttggctctgataccatgttaaaacTTGATTTAAGTGAAAATCGTTGAGGATTTTATCTGCGTTTATGGTGAGGTTAGATAGAAAGAGACGGAAGCTTTTagattttctctttttatttacaCAGAATGAATAATTTATCTCTTACACATGTAGCTTTCTCTATCTATATAATGGGAATGGGTCGGCCCACTAATAcattacaaaataaaataaatacaaggtGGGCTTCTGGGCCCAAtggtaaaagaaagaaaagatagCCCAAGTGGCTAAGTAATAGCATTTTCTTGTATCTCAACAGTTATCTCTGCCTCCCATTGGCCATAACACTGTTTGTTCAAGGTATAGTTTTGATATTGCTGATGTAGTATGATGGCAGTCGACAAACTAAAACTAtatggatttaagttatatatagtgACAGTGAAAATTTTTTTACAGAATATTGTGGTTTTTATCCTGTTATAGTAGGTGCAGAACTAAAACCTGAACCGGGAAGGAGAAAGAAAGGAAGGACTATCTATTCGATTGATTTACTTTTCATTAACCTGTCTGCTGTCTTGTTCACATACTGGTTTTTACATTTGGTGACGGATTAATGCCTATATATCAAATGTAACAAGTAAATACAAATATTTCAGCCAATTTTTTACAGAATGCTTTACTTGATCTTCTAGCCTAGCTTCTTTTTGCCCTACATGCAGGATTCCTTTGAGTTGAAGGGATAGCGATCAAGTAAGCTGCCTAAACTACTATAGATTTTGAACGAACCATACAAGTTAATATCATATGTATGAAACGATGTTTTAAACGTATTATGTATCTGCAAGCAAGATTCACTGTAAAATTCAAATGTTTGTAGACCTTTGGATGTTGGTGCTATTTATCAATTCCTCGGATATTATTAGTTTAGCTCCAGATGTCAGTGATAGGAGACTCATGATCAAATTATACGATAGTGTTTAAGAGTCATATGGGGTTAATAATCCAACATAAATCAAAGTCAAGAACAAAAACTGTCATGATAAAATATGAACTGACAATTCCCAGATCTTGTTACTTTGTTAAGGGCAATATTCACGGAATTTCAACTTTGATTCCTTAATTCCATGCTTCTCAACTGAAAAGCATGTATGGCAATGCACTTCGACAGACAAACTAAAACCATCTTCTTTGTAAAGTAGATTGGTATTGACCATATAATTGGAGCAGAACTTGAATGTAGTAGTCTAAGAAGCTAAGTTCCACAACTGGCTCGATTCTTCTTCAGCCAAATACGATAAAGTAAAATTTGCACAATGAATTGCATACGAGGAAATCCATGTTTTTTCTTTGCCAGTTTCAAAACGAGGAGATGGTAAAGATCATTGCTATTTTGCCTAATCTGAAGACTGGAAATGTTCTAGCATATGACAAACATCTTATAGATCACAAAATCTAGATATTGGAACATTATGGGGAGTTGGATTGATCGGACTATAACACTGCAATAGATTAACTTTTATTGAGGAGGCAAGAAAAAGGCTATAACAttacttgttggtatatattgTTACAGCTAGAGGAAACTAAAATGATCTTACAAAAGCCAACCAAATTGAAACAGCTAAAGAAACTCATTGAATGCTTTTCTAAATCTAAACATTTAAGGCAAGTTTCAAAGTTTCAAGGAACTGACAGTCGACAGACATCTTTGCGATTAAATTCTACCTAAATAATTAGTATTTGACTGTGAACTGCTAAGATGATGAAACGAAAGGAAGAAGTTCACTACAGTATACGACAATATACTCCTTCCCCACAAGAAATAGTACTGGTACCATTGTGCAATTTGTTAGCTATACACTGAATTCTTGAATAAGCCTCATCAAGAAGACCAGAGGAGTAGTTTTGTTGGATAAAGTATTCTCTATTTCGATATTTATAGACttgaaaaaataaaaacacaATATTTGATTCCAAGTCTATAAATATTGTAATCTCTTGGAAAGTATTAAAGGCAGAGAGAAGTTCATTCCCATTAGAGTGTTAGCATTGTCTAACTTAGAATGTTTAATTTTTTTCTGGAAGTAAACAATCTTTTCATCTTTGCAAAGCGAATTCAAGATTTGGAATTAGTAGGATATATAACCTCTGCTTCTCTTTATAAAAATCCTACCATTTCCTTGATAATGCAAGAAGTCATATAAAAGTGTCTTTGTTTTCTTGTTCTTACACCCCGGAAATTAAGAATGTGTAGAGTATGATGGCAACAAATTAGAAGTATGCTGTGACAGAACCAGGTTCCTCACTTCTCTTATACAAAAAGTACAAAATATAGCATATTCTTAGCCTAATTGAATGCACTCCCAACCCAAAAAAAGATCACAATCTTTAAATGTGTAGGAGTATCAGCATTTCATGATACTTGTGTGCTAACCGCCCAAGAAATTAAGGCAACAAACCCTTGGCTCACATAATATATCTACAATACTCTTTAGTTTGTCATTTGCACAATCACCAAATACAAAAACTACAGTCACTATCAGCGGAAAAAGAAACAATGGTGAAGCTGATCTATACTCTGATCATTCTCTTGCTAGTTCTAGCACCACCAGCAACGGCCGAGCCTTCATATATCATTGTCTCGAAAAGGCTAGTACCTTGTTATTCGTACATTGAAGGGAAATATCATTCAATCAAGCCATCAAATAGGTGCTGCAGAGGACTGAATGACATAGCTGATATGGTGAAAAATGGAGAGAAAGATCGTATAGCTGTTTGCAAGTGTATAAAGAGAGCACTTTTACATATTACTTATGAACCTTCTCTTATCGCTATTGCTTCACAACAGTGTCAAACGCGGTTATCTCTGCCTCCCATTGGCCATAACACCAATTGTTCTTAGATATACACTGAAAAGGGGCTGATATAGTACGAGGGCAGTGGATATATTTGATCTATATACTATGATTGACGATATTATATACTATAATTTAAAAAAAGTGAATCTTTAATTTATACTAAGTAATGGTTGTAGTAGTACTTCGCATTACACTTGCTTGATGCTTCACTGCAAGAATGATCATTTATCCAAGACAGTTTAAGGAAAATGGGAAAATCCTAGTAAGATTGTGCTTGATTTTCGTCATGCTAAATAATTTTACacatgtttacccgaaaaatcggatatagttgaatttataagtagttctaaggatatgtgatatagcttgacataaatcgAACGTAGAAGTGAAAatgtttagattcttggctataaaaacgggagataaattattgaacaagaagagtgagtatgctaagtaaaacaagctcaagagatttattcttcaataagagaagtagtcttttcttacaatgtgtgaaCATTTCTTGTGCTTACAAGGAtttccccttttatagtagagagatcttactttatttataacaaaaaatatatagtggagaatccatgatgaattgtctcttcctcgattcccgccaagattctctcccctagtgcggttgcaacggctcttgtctgcgagctcgatactggctcgaactcggtATTGGgtcaagccctcggccttggttcgagttcgacattcagggtgagtgtcaatcggtttgtgcgtctccgacaaccttcacgtttccttgcggttcgatttggtcatgggctcgataatgataccgaggcGATTTCttgatcggtcttggagctcaaagcttgtttgtactatcttcggaactaatctcgaagtctcacttcggTCGCTTACCATTCGAATTCGATCAAACGTACGAATACCGAAATCTATTTcaaccatatacagatagtcccctcgtttctcaggaagaatgtggtgagaagcgatatgattttcaacggctcgatcgggttataagctgacgttttcactgggctcgatcatgacgtacatgatagctgtcccgtcgatttagtctttcaagatatttaatgcatgtcagatggtggtcggccaccgctgatactgaaccgccacggtataaacctataaataacccttccatttatcatttaccactcttacatcttcaatctttcaaattttcttactctttctgcctCTATTTCGCCGCTTGTAGAGCCACCTTCACCAACGTTTGGCACCATCAACCTTTTATCTTcctttgcttttatttttcttatatcaatggcaaaaacttcaaaaaccgtacctcagaaggaaaAAGCTTCCTCTTCACGGCCGTCtggcgacaaggcgccggtggagccacctccccacgagtatgttcctggaccgtgtactctaaagatcgattttaaggttgaaaatccttcgtcggttctaggtcgatgtgagcatgtgtcgatgtacatgtgctcgataacagagggccatctcgaggctgtgagaaaagactgcaactggggtcccgaggttgtgttgcaaattccctctTCCGAAGAGAGCATCATCACTAATGTGGAGGgggttttaagtgtttatacttaccccttcacgttgggtcccgtcgacccagtgatcattgatttttgcaaaagatatcaggtcaccctcggtcaaattcatccttctctatggcgcatagtaatcttactttgcttcttctccaacaaggccggggggatggatttcaccctaaatcacctcatacgattgtatcctcctcaaatctttcgaggactaatcaggctccagcatcgggcatcgaaagctttaatgtcgagcatcgacgaagacaaggattggggttggatgggccattatattcgggtgaggacccgtgacattatcccggaagagaagatgtcgttccccgaggaatgaaatttcgaccgtaagtaATTTTTATAAGGTGTTGTTTTTCGTATATTTCTCTGATTCTATCTAATATATCCCTCtgatatacagctgccccttggatgccacaagcggtacccgacctcgaggattgggttcagaagttagtctcgacttcctcttatgccgaatgCGCTTGGCGTGATTTAGCGAAAGGTaggtgggaggccaagaatcacggtaagggtcacttctcatgtttttcgaaatattttttatgctccattcgttactgacttcctttcttgcaggcgtaaccaaggatgccgttttgaggccttcgagtggtgaggaaggaaccaagtccccggtcccgaaatCGGGGAAAGATAAAAAGTGAAAAGCTGTCTCTTGGTTAGAGGACCTCAAGCCCAAAACttgaagggtgaggaggaaggaaaTCGCTAtttcgatggactcggtccaacgactgagagaagaagaagaagaagaagaagaagaagaagaagaagaagaagaagaagatgcttTAGCTTTGGTGGTCCGATCTGCACAAGTTATTGAGGTCGCCAAACCTTCTGAGCCGATGATGTCTATACCGGTCGGGGCCGGTTCCGATACCCCGAGTCTCGATCAAAGCGTCCCGAATGATTCTCTCGGGACCATGAtagtgggtcatttgccttctccttcgaccttttctgaggaggcgttaaaggaagctcgagaattgaagacccccgatatgggcggaggctctagtgtaggggatccttttcgggattgctttactggattcgatgatgcctccgatatTAGTGACGCCTCTCTTcttctagaagaggcccaacatttcatttctcgggtaatgattttactgcgcttggtttctttgttcttttctaaACCTGACTTGTGTTTTTTCCCTTCTGTGTAGGCCATTAGCAAGTTTCGAGCCAacctcagccagtgtgaggtcgatcttcagaaggtctcgggggagagagatgctctgcggtttctttgcggccaaaaggacgaggttataaaggacctccaagcagatttggctaaggctcgtgaagaagaggccaaactagataagcaggtgagcctcgttctgttagagtatgggtttgacccaaCTGTGAAAGCTAACCCTTTGTtttctcagctgcagcaaaaggttaaaaagatcgggttgctttgggaagaagtcgatcaaatcaaggccaAATGTGATCGGTAGAAGtagactatcgaccgcctggctgcagaaaaagaaactatcttggccaaattatcatcggccgatgttcagcGTCGAAGCATCAAGCAAAAAGGTTCGGCtcaggccaagaggatcgaggagcttgaaacaaggCTTGCTGAGGGCAAGGCGGAGATTGAGTTatcgaaagtcatggcggacaagtctaTTGCTGTGTATCGGGCCGATGCCGAGGCTACTCAAATGGAGGCAAGAGAGACagcggatactgccgacactcgagcacattgggttgccgaacttgctaagtgtcgatctcggagggagaccctcgaggagatacacgctcgaggtttcgatcttgctgaagagataaaaagggccaaagaactcaaagctgatgctgaagccttggcttctgatggcgacgacgatgatgatgatgatggtaacaAGAGTGGGTCCGATAACGGGGGGCCCGGTGGAGAAGAGGCCGCTCTCGATGATAAcccagaagcttagcccttagATTCTAGGTTGCATTTATTCATGTAAACAATCTTTGTATATTTATACAAATATCTTTTCTTTTACTAGCTTGCTTCTGCTTTCTTTCCTTgtagagattttattcatgccttgcgaatgttttcataaggatttaggcgatttcatcgaattcggccttcgtagcctttatggccgagtgagtgtttgctcgaactcgaaataaaagtagccctcaagcatagtagtcgagtgaacatttcaaactcgaagtaaagtagcctgtaggcgtaatggtcgagtgggtgCTTGCTCGAACGCAAAATGAAAGTGgctcgtaggcttagcagtcgagtgggtgcttgctcgaactcgaaatgaaagtggcccgtaggcttagcagttgagtgaatgattcgaactcgaacttaAAGTAtcatagcccataggctttttatgatcgagtgagtgattgctcgaactcgaaataattgagtaagtgattgcttcgaactcgaactcgaagtatcttagcccgtaggccttttatgatcgagtgagtgattgctcgaacttgaagtaagatagcccttaggctttaataattgagtgagagattgtttcgaactcgaactcaaagtatcttagcccgtaggctttttatcatcgagtgaatgattgctcgaactcgaagtaagacagcccttaggctttaataattgagttagtgattgtttcgaactcgaactcgaagtatcttcgcccgtaggctttttatgatcgagtgagtgattgctcgaactcgaagtaagatagcccttaggctttaataattgagtgagtgattgtttcgaactcgaactcaaagtatcttagcccgtaggctttttatgatcgagtgagtgattgctcgaactcaaagtaagatagcccttaggctttaataattgagtgagtgattgtttcgaactcgaactcaaagtatcttagcccataggctttttatgatctagtgagtgattgctcgaattcgaagtaagatagcccttaggctttaataattgagtgattgattgtttcgaactcaaactcaaagtatCCTAGCCCGTAGgttttttatgatcgagtgagtgattgctcgaactcgaagtaagatagtccttaggctttaataattgagtgagtgattgtttcaaactcgaactcaaagtatcttagcccgtaggctttttataaCCGCTTatatcaaaaattctttttatggtggttggcctttaagcctgtttgaatcatgaagcaggaagatattttcaaagtgtgagatatctgaaaaaagaagaagttctcctttataagtcattatacatgtgtttgtatTTTGTGCTAGAGTTCGAGTAAAAATAAGTGgtcatggttcgttttgaccatttggcccttacacttttctttatcgagaccctgtttgacatgaatttgatatgaaacaactttcttgtgccgaacttgatttgttcgattggtagccccccagtattcgaggttgaatACGAAGGAGCCTCAGATACTATTGATTTGTCCTCGGGTAACACatagttgttgcctcgttaaaaacctttccagaaaaatccatttgggataaaagccgaaTTAAGGGGGAAAaaagtacaacgcgtgctttgaaaccagaggtcttgatgttttttgtcgaattcctgcaatgagttagtgtcgaatatatgtatatagacgatagagaagagaaaatcataccttaacaataatgtcgtttgagaagcgatatgttccaatagtgttgacggtgaccttccttaggactaagtccccggtcttgaaatggcggaggttggttcttctgttgtagtacctttcgattcgttatttttgtgcagccattcgaaccagtaccgcttctcgtttttcatctaataattcgaggctagtattcattgcctcgtagttcgattcttCTGATGTATGTCAGAACCTTGCGCTTGGTTCTCCTACTTCGACCGGAATTAAAGCTTTGGAGCCATACACTAAGTAAAATGGAGTCGCTCTtgtactggatttagatgttgtctaatatgcccaaaggacttcgggcaaaatttctctccactttcctttggcttcgTTCAATcgtttctttatgttttggatgataatcttgttcgttgattcggcctgtctgttcccactaggatgatatggtgttgacagtatcctttttattttatgatcttcgagaaattttgtcactttaccgccgataaattgcttaccattgtcACATGTTATTTCTGCTGGTATACCAAATCTACACactatgtgatcccagatgaaatctataacctctttctctcttactttttcgaacgcatgtgcttcaacccatttagagaaatagtcagtcataaacaaaatgaatttagctttacctggggccgatggtaggcaaaccctttgacatttatcgcatttacgaacgaactccttagtgtccttttccatgctatcccagtagtatcctgctctgatgattttgtgaattagtggttcggcgccggagtggttttcacaggtgccttcatggacctctcgtaaaacataatcggtgtccccTGGTCCCAAGCATACTGCTAGTGGTCcgtcgaatgtccttctgtacaATGTTTCATCTTcaaccaacgtgaatcgagcagccttggttcgtagaaccctcgattctttagagttcgatgggagttttccgttctttaagtattcaatatacttattcctccaatcccaggttaagcttgtggaatttatctcggcattccCTCCCTCGATTATAGATCTCAAAAGTTgaatttacccgaaaaatcggatatagttgaatttataagtagttctaagaatatgtgatatagcttgacataaatcgtacgtaaAAATAGAAATGTTTGGATTCTTGGCTATAAAAACGGGAGataaattattgaacaagaatagtgagtatgctgagtaaaactagcttaagagatttattcttcaataagagaagtagtcttttcttacaatgtgtgaacctttcttgtgcttacaaggattcccccttttatagtagagggatcttactttatttataataaaaaaatatatagtggagaatccatgatgaattgtctcttcctcgattctcgtcaagattctctcccctagtgcggttgcaacggctcttgtctgcgagcttgatactggctcgagctcggtattgggtcgagccctcggtcttggttcgagttcgacattcggggtgagtgtcaatcggtctgtgcgtctccgacaaccttcacgttgccttgcggttcgatttggtcatgggctcgataatgatatcgaggcgattcctcgatcggtcttggagctcaaagcttgtttgtactatcttcggaactcatctcgaagtcttacttcggtcgcttaccattcgaactcgatcaaacgtacgaaaaccgaaatctattttgaccgtatacaatatcATTTTCAGTTACTTATCGAAAAGTGCAAGTACATAACTTGTAGAAACTGAAGACACATATAGAAAGCATGATTTAGTGTCACGGATTCCTCTTATTTCCAACATCATCAACTTCTTCACGAATCTAATTTCAGTGAAGAAATTGTGAATAATACGCAAAAATGATAGCGCAATCAGTCACGAATTTATCGTCTTAGACTACTTGTAGTCTCGTACAAGTAATCAAACTGTATGAATTTGTAAACA contains:
- the LOC104118224 gene encoding non-specific lipid-transfer protein-like is translated as MVKLIYTLIILLLVLAPPATAEPSYIIVSKRLVPCYSYIEGKYHSIKPSNRCCRGLNDIADMVKNGEKDRIAVCKCIKRALLHITYEPSLIAIASQQCQTRLSLPPIGHNTNCS